The DNA segment TTCTTTAGGGTTCGATAAGATTTTCAACTCTTGTTGATATTGTTTTTCAAGGTCAGCAAAAATATTCTTTAAATAATTATTCTCAGAAAGTTTGGGATGTTGCGTAAAATTTTTCTTTGCTTCAGCAACAAGTCTTGCCATTTCTATTCTTGAATAAGGGCGCTGCCCAACAATAACGTTCTTAATTAAACCAAACCCAATGAGTTTATCAATTTTACGGTAGTCGGGATCTGACAAATTGACGTTAGTTGAAACTTGGGCCAATGCAGGAGTGCTGAATATGAGCCAAATCGCAAAACTCACCAGAAAGTTTTTAGATTTCCACATAAAAAACTTTAATAAGCCGTTTGTACGGAAAGGTCACGGTTTATATCTAATTGTTTGATAGGTACCCCCATCAACAAACTGCATACATAACCTGTGATAACCGCAGGCAACGTGTGGACAGCATGGAGAATCAACCCTAAACCAAGGGCCTCTGAAGTGGTCAGGCCCAAATATTGATAGATTAATAAGGCGCTGCCTTCAAAAATCCCCACTCGGCCAGGAGTAAGCGGCAACGCAATCGCAATCCCCAAAACCGCCACTACAAAAAACGCTTGGACTAAGGTAAAATTCAAACCAAAACTTTGATGAACACAATAAACCGCCAACACTTCTAAAAACTTCATGCTCGCCGCCAAACTAAAACTCGCTAACGATTTTTTCCAATCGCGCAGCACATGTAAGTTCGCCGCCCATTTGTTAACAAATTTTAAAAAATAACTTACCCAGGGGCGATGGGCGTACTCAGCCCATTTCGACCTTTTCAAAAATAGTGCACTGAGCAACAAAACTACATAAGCCAGGAAAATGGCCCCTAAAAATCCGTCCATACTTTTTTTCAACCAAATAGGGAGTGGCATGGTGAACGTTACAACTAAAAAAAGAAACACTTTCCCAAAACCTTCTGCCATTTGCTCCATGGTTAACATAGACAGGGCAACCGTCTTGCCAATTTTTTCTTTCTTCCCCAATAGATAAATTAACAAAGCGTGCCCTCCCCAAAAAGGCACTAAATTAATCACCATGGAAAAAACGGCAACAATTTGAAACATTTTGGGGTAGAGAACTTGCCCAAACCGAGGCAAGAGCAGTTTTAATTGAACAGAAGCAACAAAAAGGATGCCAAAAGAACAAAGCGCCCCTACCATGATCCAACCCAGCTCGGCCCGCCCCAAAGCCACCCTTAATTCATGAATATTAACCTGGCTTAAACACGCATAAAAAATGAGCCCTGTTATGAACAGGGCAAAACCAACTTTGAGCAGCCTTCTCATTGAAATCATTGAACGACCCCTAAAATAGAAGCCCCTTAAAATCAACTGGTAATCCATGAACATTTCATGTTAAGAGCTGCCAAATTTTGCCACGCGTGTAGGTGTAATGGATGAACCTTATCTTGAGCATTTTGCGTCAATTTGACAAAGCCATCTCGCAGCTTGAAAAGGCTATACTTTATGTCAGCCTTATCACCATGCTCCTCCTTTCGTCATTTTTAGTATTATTAAGAAATTTTGCCTGGCTGAAATCGGCCGTCTTAAAACTTTCAACCTTAACCGGTATCCCGCTCGACCCCAGTGGTTGGGGTGATTTATTAGTGCGTCATTTAGTTTTATTTTTGCTTTTCTTTGGGGCCAGCCTTGCCACCCGCGACAAACAACACCTACAAATGGATCTTTCGCACAAAATCATTCCTGAAAAATGGCGCCCACTCACCGGGCTTATTATTAATGCCTTTTGCATTTGTATTACTTATTTTCTGATGATCGCAGCCTACACCTTTATGAAAAACGAACGCCTAGATGCAACCATCTTATTTAACAACGTCCCCACTTGGTATTTTATTGCTATCATGCCCATTGGTTTTGGGCTTATTGGTTTGAGGTTTTGTATTAACTTCATTGAAAACATTTTTACCCTTACAGGTCAGCCTGCCAATTCAATCACCAAGGGCCACAAATGAGTATCACCACATTATTATCGACCCTCGCTTTGTTAGGCACCCCACTCTTCATACTCTTTGGAGCCATCACCCTTTATCTCAACCATCAAGAAGGTATCAATATTTCAGCCATCATGATTGAATTTTATCGCATGGCCTCGATGCCCACCTTGAGCGCCATCCCCCTGTTTACCTTTGCAGGCACCCTATTGGCCGAAAGTAAGGCCCCCAAACGGCTCGTTGATGTAGCCCAATCTTTGGTGGGTTTTCTCCCTGGTGGCTTACCGATTGTTACGATTGTCGTCTGCGCCTTTTTCACTGCCTTTACCGGGGCCAGTGGCGTAACGATTATTGCTTTAGGCGGCCTTTTATACCCCGCCTTGGTAAAAGAAAAATATAATGAACGCTTTTCGATTGGTCTAGTCACCTCATGTGGCAGCATTGGTTTATTGTTAGCCCCCAGCCTACCGCTTATTCTTTATGGCCTCATTGGGCAGGTGAGCGTTGACAAACTCTTTGCCGCCGGGCTGCTCCCTTCTGTATTATTGGTGTCGGTATTAGCTATTTATAGCACCTTCGTTGGGGTTCGGGGTAAAGTTGATCGCATTCCCTTCCGTTGGAAAAACATTGTTAAATCGATTGCCATCGCCAAATGGGAATTGCCTTTGCCGTTTATTGTGGTGGGCGGAATTTATGGTGGGATTATTACAGCCAGCGAAGCCGCTGCGATCACCGCTCTTTATGTTTTCATTGTCGAAGTCTTTATTCAAAAAGACTTGACCCTAAAAACAGATGTCCCCCGCGTGATTGTTGAATCGATGACCATGGTGGGAAGTATTTTAGTCATCTTAGGGGTGGCTATGGGGCTAACCAATTATCTTATCGATGTTGATATTCCCACCCGAATTTTTGAATGGGTCAAGCCGCTCATTACCAGCCAGGCCATGTTTTTATTGTTGCTTAATATCTTTTTATTGATCGTGGGTTGCCTAATGGACATTTTTTCAGCCATCATTGTGGTCGTGCCCATCATTACCCCCATTGCTTTAAAATATGGAGTTGACCCCGTTCATTTGGGAATTATTTTTCTAACCAACCTTGAAGTTGGCTACTTACACCCACCCTTAGGCCTTAATTTATTTATTGCGTCGTTCCGATTCAAACGTTCTCTTTACGAACTTTACTGGGCGACCTTACCCTTTTTGATTTTAGTGGTGCTTTGTTTGCTGATTATTACTTATGTGCCAGGGCTTAGCTTGTGGCTCGTTGAACTGTTGAAAATAAAGTAATAGCGGTCAAATTCCAAGGTCTTCATTTTGGCTTGGTTACCAGACAGCTTGGTCAACACCCAGCCATCTTTTTCTTCTCGATAACTATCGATAACCCCATCGCCATCTTCATCAAGGTAGGATTGAATCATCAAAGTCCCGGTGGCTGAATTTTTGTGAAACACCTCTAAACTCTGAAACCCTTCCGATAACTGCACATATTGAATTTCTAATTGATCGAACATAATGGGCTCCTTTTTTGCTCTGTCATTGCGAGGTGATGCAAGGGTCCTTCGCAAAGCCTCAGGATAAACTCAGCAATCCCACCGCTTAGGCAGAAGAGATTGCTTCACCCTGCTGGGTTCGCAATGACAGAGGGACCCTGGCCTCGCAATGACAGAGTGCTGCAAGATAAATGCCTGATCTTATAAAAAATTGTTAAAAATTGACCTTTAGAATCAACAAGTTAGACACCCTCTCTTTGAGGAGAACTTGGGGGCTTAAGGATTTTTAATTAAAGTATACTTTTTCTTAATTTTGCTTTTCTTCGACCGGGGGCGTTGGTGCGGGTGTCACGAGAACTGCGGCTTCTCCCAATACCTCAGCAACACGGATTCTGGCTTTTTTACCAAAGAGCTCACGAAGGTAATACAATTTGGCGCGCCGAACTTTACCTTGAGAAACAATTTCAATCCGTTCGATATTAGGTGAATAAAGAGGAAAGATCCGTTCGACCCCCACTCCAAAAGACATTTTTCTAACCGTAAACGTAGAACGCAACCCATCATTGTGCCGGCCAATCACCGCCCCTTCAAAGGCTTGGATACGTTGTTTGTCGCCTTCTTTAATTTTACAATAAACTTTTAAGGTGTCTCCCGAACGAAAGGATGGGATATCTTTTCTTAATTCGGTTGCCTCTACCGCTTGAATGGAATTCATAAAAACCTGCCTTTTTAAAACTTACCGACCGCATAAACGATCGAGCACAATTGCAACCGCCGCTCGTACCGAGAGGTGGTTATATTCAGGCTCACCGAGAGGAACAAGCCTAGCTTTTGTTTGGGCTAACACTTCTTCTGCCAAACCCCATCCAGTTCCAAACAAAAGCACATGGGGAACTTTTGACTGGTGCCACTCCTCTTTCAATTGCTCATAAGACATCGCTTCCGCATGAGGCTTAGCGCTCGTACCAATGAGGCGGGGTGCTATACCAACTTCCGATTCTATTGTCAAACGCACCTTGTCTAAGCTGGAAGATAGGGCAATAATCTCAATGGCTTCCTTCCGGGTGGGATTATAGGCCGCCCCTACGCCCGAGGTCCAATGTGCGATGATGGTTCGAGCCAGCCACAATTGGCTGGGCACAGGGTTCACCACCCAATAACGTTTGACCCCATAAGTTTTGGCCGTTCGAGCAATGTCGTGGAGATCAAAGGTGGTAATCGAAGTCTTGATGATCGAACCGTCTTTCCCATAAACCGGGTGATGAATCAGCGCAATCTCTAAGGGATTTTCTAGGTTCATAACTTTGCTTTAATCTCTTGCAACAATTTTTGTTCTTCGGTGGTTAACGATCGATTGGATAATAGATCGGGGCGTTTTTGCAGGGTACGTCGTAACGAATCTTTCAGGCGCCATTTTCGAATGGCATCGTGATTGCCCGATAATAACACTTGTGGCACCTCCATGCCGTGAAAAACTTCGGGCCTGGTATAATGGGCGTATTCTAATAAACCGTTCACATGCGATTCTTCGATTAAACTTTCGCTTTTACCCACCACTCCAGGAACCAAACGAGCCAAGGCCTCCACAACCATCGCGGCCGGCAACTCTCCCCCCATCAGCACAAAATCACCAATCGAAATTTCCAAATCGACATGAGTTTGAATCACCCGTTCATCCACCCCCTCATAACGCCCACAGATCAGTAAAAATTGATCATACTCATTGGCTAAAGAGACGGCCAACTCTTGATTAAAGAGCTTGCCCTGAGGGCTTAAATAAAGGGTGATGCCTTTATGATAATGCGCCTTAAGCGTTTCAATCGCTTTAAAAAGCGGCTCGGGTTTTAAAACCATACCTTCGCCACCCCCAAAAGGGGCGTCATCTACCCGGCGATGTTTATCGTCGGTGAATTGTCGTAAGTCGTGAAGATGAACCTCAATCAAGCCCCGCTCCGAGGCCTTGCCTAATAAGCTCGAAGCAAAATAGCTGTCGAGGCTTTTGGGAAAGATGGTCAATAGGTCATAACGTTTTAAATTCATGCTAATAAATCTTTTAATAAGTCGTCTGCCACAATTAGTTTGTTTTCTGACAAGGCTATTTTTACAAAATACTCCTGACGAAACGGAATAAAAACCGCCACAGCACCCTTGACTTCCAGCATATCTCCCGCCCCAAAATTGCAAACTTGAGTCACCTCTCCCAAAAGTTTTCCCTTGGAGTCAAACACCTCAATTCCAACCAAATCGCTACAATAAATTTCCCCCTTAGTTAGTTTTGGTAATTGATCCCGGGTTAAAAGTAAGTAAGCACCATGAAAAACTTTGGCGGCTTCGGGAGTTGACACCCCAGCTAATTTAAGCCGCCACGTTTTGCCATGAGATTTTAGAAATTCAATTTTAGCAAATTGTTCGGGTTGGGTAGCATTAGATTCAAAACTAATCCCAACCGAAACCCCAGTGAGTGCAACCGAAAACTCAGGGTTAAAAAACTGACACGTGGTCTCACCACGGAGACCCCAAGGTTTTCCGATCCGACCCAATACCAACCACGAATTTTCTACTAAGGAGGTCATAGCCCGCTATACGGCGGCTACTTTTTGGGTTTCTTTAATGAGATGTTTGACAATTAAGGTGGGAACCGCACCGGTTTTGAGCCAATGGGTTAATCGATCTTGTTTGAAGTTGGCCCGAGGTTTTTCTTTAAAAGGATCGTAGGTGCCAATAACTTCGATAAATTTACCATTACGAGGGGATTCGCTATGGGCAATCACAATACGATAAAAGGGATTCTTTTTTGCACCATGTCTGGCTAAACGAATTTTAGTGGCCATGAATTTTTTACTCCTTAAAGAAACACCTAATCAAGCGGATCTGCTTAAACCAAGAAATACCCTGCGAGTCAAGGGGTTTAAGAGTATTTGGAAGTGGAGATAAGGCTTATCGATTTTGATTGACGACAATAGAATCGCCCACTTGAATTTGGTCATCAAAGACCGGTAAATTCCTAAGGGCCGTAGTCAAGGTTTCTAAATCATTACCCACCAAATCGGGTAGATGCAAACCAGGGTTTCGCTGCATGACAAAATCACTGCCCACAACAAAAAGATTACCTAATCCACTTAAATCATGAAGGACTGTATTATTCACGATCGACAAATCCCCCCTCCTACCTGGTGGATCCGCTTGAACTACAAAACTACCAATTCGGGCTAAATTCATCAATCCACTGATCCTAAGTAATCTAGGATTGTCTTCTATTCCGAGTGAAGAGCTCAAAGATCCTACACGGTTAAAACCAGAAATAGTCTCTAGGCTTGGATTGTTTGCTATATAAAGATCACCATAAATAGCATCAACAACCCCCAACCGTAAAAGATGATTGAATCCTGAAATCGTCATTAAACGATTGTTCCTATAAATTTCAACGAACCATCCGGCTTGGCGAAAAGAAACAAAGCCATTGATATGAGTCAGTTGCGGGTTGAGTGCAACACTAACACCTCGTTCGGTTTCTAATAAATAATTTAAATCTTCTATGTCGCGAAGTTGAGCATTACTCTCAATACGAAGTTCTTTTACTAAGCTTAACTTACCTAAACCTTGCAAGGTTTCAAGACGATCATTCTGTAAAATTCTTAAAACACCCGTAACCTGAGTCACGTTGGCAAAGGCCCTAAGATCTACCAATTGAGACTGCTCAATTTTAACATCGCCCACAATGGCACAAATGGCAGGTGTAATAAGATTTAAATTTTGCGCGGTAATGGTAAAGCGCACCCCAAACCCACCTCGTAACACCCCATGCAAATGATCAGCACAGTAAGGGTAACGATCGTCCGCATCGAGCCTCCCATCCCCATCATCATCGCCATCGCGATTATCCCCTACTCCATCGCCATCGGTATCACGCCATTCAGTACCATCTTGAGGAAAGGGGTCTTGGGCATTGAGCATACCATCGCCGTCACGATCGGGATTTTCGGGAGGTGGAACGGGTGGTGGTGGTGGTAGCGTCGGCGTCGGCGTCGGCGTCGGTGTTGGTGTTGGTGTCGGTGTTGGACTGGAATTGGGAGGGCTAGGTACTGGCGAAGGATTACTTAGTGGATTATTAGGCGGATTATTAGGATTGTTATTACCTTGCCCACCACTACAGGCAAACAAAGCCGCCAATAAAATCACACTCAAAATTAACCTTTGGAGATATCCCATACCCACTGGCATTATAATAAATAAATCAACCCCTTTGCAATAGATCTTTAATCCCCCGCATCATCCCCATTTTGCGCATTTTCCCCATCATTTCGCGCATTTGTTCGTATTCTTTAATTAAACGGTTCACATCGGAAACTTGGGTGCCGCTCCCTAAGGCAACCCTTTTGCGCCGACTGCCATTAAACAATTTGATAAAGCGGCGCTCTTTGGGGGTCATGCTCAAAATAATGGCTTCTTTCTTTTTGAGTTCTTTTTGCATTTCCTCGGGGTCAACCTTGTCTTTTAGTTTTCCAAGACCTGGCACCATCCCCATAATTTTGCCCAAAGGGCCCAATTTTTTGATTTGCTTTAATTGAGCTAAAAAATCTTCGAGGTTGAAATCAGCCTGCAAGAATTTGCGGCTCATGGTTTCGGCTTCTTGAACATCAACCTCAGCTTGAACCTTTTCAATTAAGGTGAGCATATCCCCCATGCCCAAAATGCGATTGGCAATACGATCAGGATAAAAAGGTTCTAAGTCTTCGATCTTCTCACCAACCCCCGCAAAATAAATGGGCTGCCCGGTTACATAACGAGCCGATAAGGCCGCACCCCCCCTGGCATCGCCATCCAGCTTCGATAAAATAAGCCCGCTTAATCCCAATCGAGCATGAAAGGCCCCCGCAATATTCACCGCTTCTTGACCGGTCATGGCATCCACCACCAATAGAATATGCTGTGGATTAATCTTAGCCTTAATTTTTTCTAGCTCCTTCATCATAGGTTCATCCATCTGTAGGCGCCCTGCCGTATCGATGATCACAGTATCGTAGCCTTTATCAGTCGCTTCGCGCAGTGCCAATTGGGCCACTTTCACCGGATCTTGCTTGGGATCAGTAGGATAAATGGAAACCGAAATTCGCTCGCTTAAGGTTTTAAGTTGGGCAATGGCCGCTGGCCGATAAATATCGGCTGGCACTAAATAAGGCAGACGGTGTCGCTGTTTTTTAAGATGCAAGGCAAGCTTCGCAGCCGTGGTGGTTTTGCCACTGCCCTGCAACCCAACTAACATCACGACTACCGGGGGTTTGAAAGATAAATTTAGGCTCGCGGTTTCCCCCATCATACGAACTAATTCTTCATGAAAAATTTTAATGAATTGTTGGTGAGGGCTAAGACTTTTTTGAACGGCCTCCCCCAGCGCTTTAACCTTTACCCCTTCGCAAAACTCTTTGACCACCTTAAAATTAACATCTGCCTCTAAAAGATTAAGCCGAATTTGCCGCAAAGCCTCTTCAATATTGGATGTGTTTAAGGTCGCTTTTCCTTTGAGTTTATCAACAATCGAGTTGAATTTTTGCGTCAGTTGGTCAAACATATGAAAAAAAAGGCGCCCCGATTAAGAAGCGCCTTCATCAACTTCTTCTAGAGTTTAAACTTACTTAATAAGATAGCCCGCCACTTTCCACTTTCCATCTTTATCTAAAACAGGGGTAATGGTTTCAAGTGCTGCAGCCTTATTGGCAAAGACGGTTTCATATTGAATCACGACATATTCACCATCGGGCGCACCTGGCATTGACTTAGAAAAGGTGGCTGTTTTAAGCTTGCGGCTTTTAAGCTCACCCAAGGGCCCACGAGCAGCCTGTAGGCTTTTCTGCCACTGTTCCTTGGTAATAACGGATTGCAATAAAGACGAGGCGCTATCCCAGGTTTCATCGGTTTTATTGGCGTCGACCAGTGTCAACCAACCTTCAGCCACAGCTTGAGCGGCCTTAACCTTTTGATCTTGATTGACTACATCTTCCCCCCATGCAGGAGAAAGAGCCACGAAAAATAAAAAAAGCGTTATCGCTCCAAAAAAATGCTTCATAAAAGTACACTCCTCACTTTAAAGATTAGGGGAGAGATCTTACCGTAAGGCAGGGAACAGTCAAGGAAATTGATAGAATTGCCGGGTGATTTCAGTCATCGCATGTTCATGCTTGCTAAAGATCACCCTGCCTCGCCTTAACACCAACTGATCATCGCAGAACCATTTCACCGCTTGGGTGAGCGCCTTTGTTTCTAACTTTCGTCCACGCTCTTGAATAGAAATAGGGTCTTCTTTACCACGGCGCAAACGAAAGGCCTCCTGGCAAATGATGGGCCCTTCATCAAGATCGGTGGTCACAAAATGGGCAGTAACCCCAGCAAAATCGACCCCCTTGTTATAGGCCTGTTCATAAGACCTAGGCCCTGGAAACGCCGGCAATAGCGAAGGATGAATATTGATAATCTTGCCTTCATAACGAAAGACAAATTCAGGAGAAAGGATTTGCATGTAACGGGCAAGCACGATCAGGTCAATATCTAAGGGTTGGAGCAATTTTAAAATTTCTTCTTCATGCCATTTCTTTTTTTCGGAAGGAATGTAGCGAAAGGGAAGCGAATATTTCTTTATGAAAGATTCAAGGCCCGGTTGATTCCCCACCACCATTTTAATTTCAGCGTTAATTTTGCCGGCTTTGATTTGTTTAAGAATATCTTGCAAACAATGCGATTCTTTGGTGACTAAAATTGCAAGATTCTTTTTTTCCCGTGAAGATTCTTCTTTAACACTAGACTCCATCCCAATTTTTTGAGCCACGCCCGCTAGCGCTTGACAAAACTTTTGTAGGCTCGCGCGATAATCAGAAAGATCTACCAGCATGTTCATGACCAAATAACCTTCTAGATTGCGTTGGTCGATGTCTTCGATATTGCCCCCTGCCTGAAAAACAAACTGCGTAACAGTAGCAATGATGCCCTTCTTATCAGGCCCCGCAATACGAATCCGAACACGTTTAGGACGCTTTTTAGCCATAGACTTTGATTATACTAACAAGTCCATGGTGTGTCTAACATTTTGCTTCGGCTTTTGGCCTGCGACTGCGTCAGATTTCACGAAAAGTCCTCGACGTACCTATGGGTACGCCTCCGGGCTTTTCGCTCATCTTCCTTGTCTCGGCTCAAAATCCTCGCAATCTGTTACAGCGTTTTGTCAAACGTCCTAGCGAATAGCAGGATCAGTCAAATTTAAATTTAAAGCAGCGGCAGACTTGCCTAGTTCAAACAAATTTTTTGGCGTGGGCCTACCTTTAAAATCAGTGAATTTTAAAAGCGCAATTTGTTGCAATTGAAAGGTACTGGGGTCGTCGACGTTTAATGCTTTTAATTGCTGCACCCGTTGTTTTTCAAACACATAAACTGTATAAATAGCCTGCATGACGGGGTCGCCTACTACTGCCGCGATCTGGCCCGCTGTGCTTTGCTCTTCGGGTGTTAAGTCCTCTTGGGCTTCAAGTTTACGGTTGATGTCTGCAAGGCTCGTTTTGAGCTCAGGATTTGCATCCAAATTTTCTAGCGCAGCAATCCATTCTCCAAATTTTTCTAAAATTCCTTTCCCAATGGGGAGAGGATGAGTCTGAATAATCTCAGCCAAGGCTGTCATGTCGGCTTCGGTTAATACAGCACCATCGGTGGCTTGCAGTTCCTGAGATAAGGGGTAATTCTCCGCTGCAATGGCTTGCATTAAACCTTCGAACAAGACTTGTCGGTCAGAGTCATCAGATGGCTCGCTTTCAAACTTAGCAACCGCAGCCTCCGCAGCCTGGAGAGCTGCCGCTAATTCCACTTTCACCTGTGGGTATTGTTTGCGAAATTCTTCGAGCCATTTGGAGATATCTGCTAACACTGCATCGGAAAGGTGCTGTTGATTTTCAGTCAAGAATTGTTCGATCATCCCTTGTTTTGCCAAGGCTTGAAGCAATAAACCTTCTGGGCTCTCAAACCTTCGTTGAATATCTTCTAGCCTCCCGCCCTCGGCCTCAGTAAACCCCTCAGCGGTTCCCTCTTCATTAGGAGTCATGGCCTTCTCTTGTAGGGCCTGCGCTTCTGTTCCCAATCCTTCAAATTCAGCGTTCAGACCCTTCAACTTCTCTTGAAAAGAAGGCGCCTCTGCTTCATTGGTGGGGATTTTTATCCCAGCTAGTTTAGCTAATTCCTCGATTTCGGTTTTGCGTTCTCCTGCCCAAGCTTGAATGACTTCAGCCCACGGCCCCTTGGCTTCTTTAAGTTGCTGCTCCGTTAAAATTTGGCTTAATAAGTTGGACGTTATACTCAGTTGCTGTATCAAGTTAGCACCCATTGCCTCTAGCCTGATTTTCTCAGTGTCACAAAATAGACCCAGCAACCCCTTTGGGTTAAATAGAACCCCACCATCTACTTTTTCTGTCTTATAAAAATCATTTTTTGCCAATTCAACCAGCTTTTGAGTACAAAGTTTTGCTGGTTTAACAAAGGTATTTTCTAAACCATCCACGATGGCATGATAAGTATGTGTTAGGAATTGAATAGGATTAGGTGGTGCCATATCTCTCCCTAGATATATAGGCCTAACCCTAACTTTGTTGTTATCGATCACACTAAACATTAGTTGCGAATAAATTGGCTGCTTTGGACTAACGAATGAGCCTTGCAGAAACTTTTCGGATCGCCAAGGGACCGATGATGAGAATGGCTACCACTATGTATAACAGCGCCCCGAGGTGGTGAATTTGGAACACCCCATGGAATAAAGAGCGGGTGATTTGAGTGGCAGGCGTCAAGGGCAAGATCCATGCTAACTTTTGAGCCCATAAGGGCAATTGCTCAAGAGGAAAAAAAGTTCCAGAAAACAAAAACATGGGTGAAATAAATAATGTAAAATAGTAACTAAAAAAATCGTAAGAACCGGCAAACCCCGTAAACAACATTCCCAGCGAGGCAAACATTAATCCTGTTAAAAATAAGATGGGGAATAAACCTATTACCTGCCAATGTTTGACCAACCCAAAGGCCCACAATACCAAAAAAATAAAAAACCCATTGAACAAAGCCTTGGTGGCTGCCCATAAGATTTCACCTGCCACCACCTCTTGCATCGAAACTGGAGTGACTGCGATTCCTTGAAAGGTTTTTTGGGTTTGCATGCGGGTGTAAGAACTAAATGTGGTTTCAAAACTGGCTGCATTCATCACACTAGAAATTAAAATGGCGGGGGCAATAAATTCAACGTAAGGCATGCCCCCGATATTTTGAACCAAAGAACCCAAGCCATAACCAATGGCGACCAGGTACAATAATGGCTCGCCGACATTAGCAACAATACTCGCCGAGAGATATTTAGACCAAACAATCAAATCGCGGCGCCAAACTTTGAATAATCTTGTAGTCAACATTGTGTCTTTAGTTTCTCAAATATGGATCCCGGATCTGAGTCCGGGATGACGGGGCATGGGTCGCAAGTTCAATCTCGCAACCCATGCCCCGTCAATTTTAAAAATAATTCTTCTAACGAAGCAACGTTATGATCCTGAATTAATTTTTGCGGTGAATCTTCAATTAAAATCTTGCCCCCGTCCATCAAGGCAATACGGTCGCACAGCAACTCTGCTTCTTCCATATAATGGGTGGTAAGAACCATGGTTACACCTTGCTGTTTTAACTGGCGCAATTTTCCCCAAATAAGGTGCCTGGCCTGTGGGTCAAGCCCGGTGGTGGGTTCATCTAAGATTAACAACTTGGGTTGATTAATTAATGCACGGGCGATCATTAAACGCCGGCGCATGCCACCCGAAATTTTATCGATTTTATATTTTGCAAAATCCTTTAAATTCAAAAAACTTAAAAGCTCGTCCGCACGCTCTGTTGCTATAGCCTTGGGTATATCAAAATAACTCGCATACATTTGCAGGTTGGCCAAAACAGAAAGGTCAGGGTCTAAATTATCTTCTTGAGAAACCACTCCAATATTTTGTTTAATTTGGCGGGGGTTTACCATCACATTATAATTCAGAACTTCCAACGTGCCTCCACCTACCGGCGACATGCAATAAATCATTTTCATCGTTGACGTTTTGCCCGCCCCATTAGGCCCCAGCAGGCCATAATACTCACCCCGCCGCACCTCAAAATTAATAGCGTTCACTGCCACAAAGGAATTGAAAGTCTTGGTCAAATTTTTAGCCGAGATAATAGGCATGATAAGCCCTGGCTAGCAGCTAG comes from the Deltaproteobacteria bacterium genome and includes:
- the ffh gene encoding signal recognition particle protein: MFDQLTQKFNSIVDKLKGKATLNTSNIEEALRQIRLNLLEADVNFKVVKEFCEGVKVKALGEAVQKSLSPHQQFIKIFHEELVRMMGETASLNLSFKPPVVVMLVGLQGSGKTTTAAKLALHLKKQRHRLPYLVPADIYRPAAIAQLKTLSERISVSIYPTDPKQDPVKVAQLALREATDKGYDTVIIDTAGRLQMDEPMMKELEKIKAKINPQHILLVVDAMTGQEAVNIAGAFHARLGLSGLILSKLDGDARGGAALSARYVTGQPIYFAGVGEKIEDLEPFYPDRIANRILGMGDMLTLIEKVQAEVDVQEAETMSRKFLQADFNLEDFLAQLKQIKKLGPLGKIMGMVPGLGKLKDKVDPEEMQKELKKKEAIILSMTPKERRFIKLFNGSRRKRVALGSGTQVSDVNRLIKEYEQMREMMGKMRKMGMMRGIKDLLQRG
- a CDS encoding DUF4019 domain-containing protein, giving the protein MKHFFGAITLFLFFVALSPAWGEDVVNQDQKVKAAQAVAEGWLTLVDANKTDETWDSASSLLQSVITKEQWQKSLQAARGPLGELKSRKLKTATFSKSMPGAPDGEYVVIQYETVFANKAAALETITPVLDKDGKWKVAGYLIK
- a CDS encoding formyltetrahydrofolate deformylase, with product MAKKRPKRVRIRIAGPDKKGIIATVTQFVFQAGGNIEDIDQRNLEGYLVMNMLVDLSDYRASLQKFCQALAGVAQKIGMESSVKEESSREKKNLAILVTKESHCLQDILKQIKAGKINAEIKMVVGNQPGLESFIKKYSLPFRYIPSEKKKWHEEEILKLLQPLDIDLIVLARYMQILSPEFVFRYEGKIINIHPSLLPAFPGPRSYEQAYNKGVDFAGVTAHFVTTDLDEGPIICQEAFRLRRGKEDPISIQERGRKLETKALTQAVKWFCDDQLVLRRGRVIFSKHEHAMTEITRQFYQFP
- a CDS encoding ABC transporter permease, whose protein sequence is MIVWSKYLSASIVANVGEPLLYLVAIGYGLGSLVQNIGGMPYVEFIAPAILISSVMNAASFETTFSSYTRMQTQKTFQGIAVTPVSMQEVVAGEILWAATKALFNGFFIFLVLWAFGLVKHWQVIGLFPILFLTGLMFASLGMLFTGFAGSYDFFSYYFTLFISPMFLFSGTFFPLEQLPLWAQKLAWILPLTPATQITRSLFHGVFQIHHLGALLYIVVAILIIGPLAIRKVSARLIR
- a CDS encoding ABC transporter ATP-binding protein; this encodes MPIISAKNLTKTFNSFVAVNAINFEVRRGEYYGLLGPNGAGKTSTMKMIYCMSPVGGGTLEVLNYNVMVNPRQIKQNIGVVSQEDNLDPDLSVLANLQMYASYFDIPKAIATERADELLSFLNLKDFAKYKIDKISGGMRRRLMIARALINQPKLLILDEPTTGLDPQARHLIWGKLRQLKQQGVTMVLTTHYMEEAELLCDRIALMDGGKILIEDSPQKLIQDHNVASLEELFLKLTGHGLRD